A genomic stretch from Fibrobacter sp. UWB13 includes:
- a CDS encoding bifunctional 4-hydroxy-2-oxoglutarate aldolase/2-dehydro-3-deoxy-phosphogluconate aldolase translates to MSFLEFLKPMPVVGILRDIPQGAEEACVNASAKCGLKAIEVTMNTAAATEIIAKLKSIAKPLGIKVGAGTVRHGSDVEKAISAGAEFIVTPNTRHEVIRLSNTAGIPIIPGALTPTEVQKAYDLGATAIKIFPVNCVGGPEYIKALRGPFRDIPLMACGGVNAENAASYLKASANLLSFGGSIFNAELMKAGDWTTIEARMQKLLAAVKAAIA, encoded by the coding sequence ATGAGTTTCCTTGAATTTTTAAAACCGATGCCGGTCGTGGGCATTCTCCGCGACATTCCTCAGGGCGCCGAAGAAGCGTGTGTGAACGCGTCTGCAAAGTGCGGGCTCAAGGCGATTGAGGTCACGATGAACACCGCAGCAGCAACCGAAATTATCGCAAAGCTCAAGTCGATTGCAAAGCCGCTTGGAATCAAGGTCGGCGCAGGTACGGTCCGTCACGGGAGCGATGTAGAAAAAGCAATTTCTGCAGGTGCAGAATTCATCGTCACGCCGAACACGCGTCACGAAGTCATTCGACTTTCGAATACGGCTGGCATCCCGATTATCCCGGGAGCACTCACGCCGACCGAAGTGCAGAAGGCTTACGACCTGGGCGCAACCGCCATCAAGATTTTCCCGGTGAACTGCGTAGGCGGCCCGGAATACATCAAGGCATTGCGTGGTCCGTTCCGCGACATTCCGTTGATGGCATGCGGTGGCGTGAATGCAGAGAATGCAGCAAGCTACCTCAAGGCTAGCGCGAACTTGCTTTCTTTTGGCGGGAGCATCTTCAATGCAGAACTGATGAAGGCTGGCGACTGGACGACCATCGAAGCAAGGATGCAGAAGCTGTTGGCTGCCGTTAAAGCAGCGATTGCATAA
- a CDS encoding diguanylate cyclase: protein MVEEKILIVDDDEVELKADSDILKAVGYEVIGCRSGAEALEYLNNNPVELVLLDVNMPGMNGYDVCLNIRKQFPLDDLPIIFLTNQENEASVTQGFQSGASDFVCKSAASDILLARIGVHLRLARSLRNLREISLTDDLTGAYNRRHAICSLRELFARSKRYGTNFSLIYFDLNGLKKINDQHGHLAGDLLLRSVVNACNKLLRESDMLFRMGGDEFMVICPDTDLKGAFVCAERMQEAVKSLTIVDQTVAFAYGTASSAEDYKDMDEMLRSADASMYECKRKMRAERG from the coding sequence ATGGTAGAGGAAAAAATCCTAATCGTCGATGATGATGAAGTCGAATTAAAAGCTGACTCTGATATCTTGAAGGCGGTTGGTTATGAAGTAATCGGTTGCCGATCTGGCGCCGAAGCTTTGGAGTACCTGAACAACAATCCTGTAGAGCTTGTATTGCTCGACGTCAATATGCCGGGAATGAATGGCTACGATGTTTGCCTGAATATCCGCAAGCAGTTCCCGTTGGATGACTTGCCGATTATATTCCTCACGAATCAGGAAAATGAAGCAAGCGTTACGCAAGGGTTCCAGTCTGGTGCTTCTGATTTTGTCTGCAAGTCTGCGGCATCTGATATTCTGCTCGCTCGAATCGGAGTGCATCTGCGATTGGCGCGTTCGCTTCGCAACTTGCGTGAGATTTCTTTGACGGACGATTTGACGGGCGCCTACAACCGCAGGCATGCCATCTGTTCGCTTCGAGAATTGTTTGCCCGCAGCAAGCGCTATGGTACGAATTTCTCGCTGATTTATTTTGACTTGAACGGTCTCAAAAAAATCAATGACCAGCATGGTCACTTGGCTGGCGACCTGTTACTCCGTTCTGTCGTGAACGCTTGCAACAAGCTGCTTCGCGAATCGGATATGCTATTCCGCATGGGCGGTGACGAGTTCATGGTTATTTGCCCGGATACCGATTTGAAGGGTGCGTTTGTCTGTGCCGAGAGAATGCAAGAGGCGGTGAAGTCGCTTACGATTGTAGATCAGACGGTAGCCTTTGCGTATGGAACTGCAAGCTCAGCTGAGGATTACAAGGACATGGACGAGATGCTTCGCAGTGCGGATGCTTCCATGTACGAGTGCAAACGCAAGATGCGCGCGGAACGCGGTTAG
- a CDS encoding menaquinone biosynthetic enzyme MqnA/MqnD family protein, whose product MTLRVGRIPFLVCAPFFFNSVGRENEFPEVAFVDGPPSAHSAGLKDGSIHLSPASSITFAQKPGAFVLSPVLCTSCSFEVRSVKLFSRYPIEELSYKRIRMTSQSKTSVTLLRILLENRYALRPEYVPGLAAESTDDACLLIGDLALEENERHRFAYSYDLGTLWQEWQGLPFVFGAWLISKDALSTRLRPVLDDYMLRLETSIREFRKNPSQALDVWLAKYPVNLPRPLVEDYFSVLDYHFTDERKQSLSLFFKLAAQMGLVESAPPIEFLE is encoded by the coding sequence ATGACTCTCCGTGTTGGTCGAATCCCTTTTTTGGTCTGTGCGCCGTTTTTCTTCAATTCTGTCGGGCGCGAAAATGAATTTCCCGAGGTGGCGTTTGTCGATGGCCCGCCGAGTGCCCATAGTGCAGGCCTCAAGGACGGCTCAATCCACCTTTCACCAGCGTCTTCGATTACGTTTGCGCAAAAGCCGGGCGCCTTTGTGTTGTCGCCTGTGCTTTGCACGTCGTGCTCCTTTGAGGTGCGGTCGGTCAAGCTGTTTTCACGTTACCCGATTGAGGAACTTTCGTACAAACGTATCCGCATGACATCGCAGAGCAAGACTTCTGTTACGTTATTGCGGATTCTCCTTGAAAATCGATATGCTCTTCGTCCGGAATATGTGCCGGGGCTTGCTGCTGAATCAACCGATGATGCATGCCTCTTGATTGGCGACTTGGCGCTTGAAGAAAATGAACGCCACCGCTTTGCGTATAGCTATGACTTGGGGACTCTTTGGCAGGAATGGCAAGGTCTCCCTTTTGTGTTTGGTGCTTGGCTTATTTCGAAGGATGCTCTGTCGACTCGCTTGCGCCCCGTTCTCGATGATTACATGTTGCGCTTGGAAACAAGCATTCGCGAGTTCCGCAAAAATCCGTCGCAGGCGTTGGATGTGTGGCTTGCGAAGTACCCAGTGAATTTGCCGCGCCCTCTCGTTGAGGATTACTTTAGTGTGCTCGATTACCATTTTACCGATGAACGTAAACAATCGTTATCACTGTTTTTCAAATTGGCGGCTCAAATGGGGCTAGTTGAATCTGCGCCTCCGATAGAGTTCCTCGAGTAA
- a CDS encoding glycoside hydrolase family 5 protein: MKKERLRGVNLGGWFSQVDCIEEKDPVGFPGVVGHIKTFLGTSDFKRIHDAGFNHVRLPVDYFNLFKGDDLKPDEEIFALLDKALKDIQDADLDVILDLHKCPGHDFHLASNHEQAFFADANARKDTRKIWAFMAERYSSMPRVMMELLNEPAASDSKVWDKVKDEIFWEIRKHAPKNTIVVGANKWNSAREFEFLTPLDDDNAIYSFHTYTPVTFTHQGAAWIDDPFFKIERPWPGDYAAPEVGGTTRLNVEFGKWDKAKLQASIQNALDFRAKYDLPVSCNEFGVYVQVPRKYQLAWMRDFLDILRDADVGYSYWNYKNLDFGLVSKGESLHNNLEQYNNPERLDTELMEMIAKG, translated from the coding sequence ATGAAGAAAGAAAGATTGCGCGGAGTGAATTTGGGCGGATGGTTCAGTCAGGTTGACTGTATCGAAGAAAAGGACCCTGTCGGTTTTCCGGGGGTCGTAGGTCACATCAAGACGTTCCTTGGAACAAGCGATTTCAAGCGCATCCACGATGCGGGGTTCAACCACGTTCGCTTGCCGGTCGACTACTTTAATTTATTTAAAGGTGACGATCTCAAGCCAGACGAAGAAATCTTTGCGCTCTTGGACAAGGCTCTCAAGGACATCCAGGATGCAGACCTGGACGTGATTCTCGACTTGCACAAGTGCCCGGGTCACGATTTCCACCTCGCCAGCAATCACGAACAAGCTTTCTTTGCCGATGCGAACGCCCGCAAGGACACGCGCAAGATCTGGGCTTTCATGGCCGAACGCTACAGCTCCATGCCGCGCGTGATGATGGAACTTTTGAATGAACCGGCCGCAAGTGATTCCAAGGTTTGGGATAAAGTCAAGGACGAAATCTTCTGGGAAATCCGCAAGCACGCTCCGAAGAACACGATTGTCGTAGGCGCCAACAAGTGGAACAGCGCAAGGGAATTCGAATTCTTGACACCGCTCGATGACGACAACGCCATCTATAGTTTCCATACCTACACGCCGGTGACGTTTACGCACCAGGGCGCCGCATGGATCGACGATCCGTTCTTCAAGATTGAACGCCCGTGGCCAGGCGATTACGCCGCCCCTGAAGTTGGCGGCACAACGCGTTTGAACGTGGAATTCGGCAAGTGGGACAAGGCCAAGTTGCAGGCAAGCATCCAGAACGCCCTCGATTTCCGCGCCAAGTACGACTTGCCCGTAAGCTGCAACGAGTTCGGCGTTTACGTACAAGTTCCTCGCAAGTATCAGCTTGCCTGGATGCGCGACTTCCTCGACATCCTCCGCGACGCCGACGTGGGTTACAGCTACTGGAACTACAAGAATCTGGACTTCGGTCTCGTTTCGAAGGGCGAATCACTGCACAACAATCTGGAGCAGTACAATAACCCCGAACGCCTCGACACTGAACTCATGGAAATGATCGCTAAGGGGTAA
- a CDS encoding glycosyltransferase family 2 protein, with the protein MSENVLFYAQIAFWVLLFLIVHCYLLFPMTLPFVSEIFKRKKKPVDGASELPTVSILISAYNEEAVIERKIHNILEIDYPKEKLEVLIGDDGSADKTAEIVARYADQGITLVKAPKNAGKAAMLNRLQKIAKNDILLFCDANTMFFPNVVRKLVDPFKDKKIGCACGHLILSDKSGSVLGKGESSYWDLESEIKKFEGVLDRLIGGNGALYAIRRELYTELPIKKSVMDDFFVTTKILQKGYFCTFVDSAIGTEQTSKESSGEYRRKVRIGRANFNYLFSYLPLLNPFRPLLAYLFFSHKIVRWFSPHIIILLYVANALLLAKGLFYQVTFGCMTLAFIVAVTKLLPSAYYFLLMNLAMLKGFFLAFKRERSGGWAREARSDE; encoded by the coding sequence ATGAGTGAAAATGTCCTCTTTTATGCTCAGATTGCATTCTGGGTTCTTTTGTTCTTGATTGTTCATTGCTATTTGTTGTTCCCGATGACGCTCCCGTTTGTGAGCGAAATCTTCAAGCGCAAAAAGAAGCCGGTGGATGGCGCCTCCGAACTTCCGACCGTGTCTATCTTGATTTCGGCATATAACGAAGAAGCGGTGATTGAACGCAAGATCCACAATATTCTTGAAATTGACTACCCCAAGGAAAAGCTGGAAGTCCTGATTGGCGATGATGGCTCTGCGGATAAGACGGCTGAAATTGTCGCCCGCTATGCGGACCAGGGAATCACCTTGGTCAAGGCTCCGAAAAATGCAGGCAAGGCTGCCATGCTGAACCGCTTGCAGAAAATTGCGAAGAACGATATTTTGTTGTTCTGCGATGCGAATACGATGTTCTTCCCGAATGTGGTACGTAAGCTCGTGGACCCGTTCAAGGACAAGAAGATTGGTTGCGCTTGCGGTCACTTGATTCTTTCGGACAAGAGCGGAAGTGTGCTTGGCAAGGGCGAAAGCTCTTACTGGGATCTGGAATCTGAAATCAAGAAGTTCGAAGGTGTGCTTGACCGCTTGATTGGCGGCAACGGCGCCCTTTATGCCATTCGCCGTGAACTTTATACGGAACTCCCGATTAAGAAGAGCGTCATGGACGACTTTTTTGTGACGACGAAGATTTTGCAGAAGGGTTATTTCTGTACGTTCGTGGATAGCGCAATTGGTACGGAGCAGACTTCGAAGGAATCAAGCGGTGAATACAGGCGCAAGGTGCGCATTGGCCGTGCAAACTTCAACTATTTGTTCTCTTACTTGCCGCTTTTGAATCCGTTCCGCCCGCTGTTGGCTTACCTGTTCTTCTCGCATAAGATTGTGCGCTGGTTCTCGCCGCATATCATTATTCTTTTGTACGTAGCGAATGCGCTCCTTTTGGCGAAGGGCTTGTTCTATCAGGTGACTTTTGGATGCATGACGCTTGCGTTCATTGTCGCAGTGACAAAGCTTTTGCCAAGTGCCTATTACTTCTTGCTCATGAACCTCGCGATGCTCAAGGGATTCTTCCTCGCGTTTAAGCGCGAACGCAGTGGTGGCTGGGCACGTGAAGCCCGCAGCGACGAGTAG
- a CDS encoding DUF255 domain-containing protein yields the protein MMKVSLWVVLVLSIALSAFAAPPPKPQLVHWMNYTEALEKAKDSNKLIFVDLYADWCVPCRIMDANTYSDPTVASILNTKFIPVKLDADSQDTIVCDGKRKTVQRCYFDVWNLNVLPAFVLIAPKGLSILTIKDSFTAEEMKYLLYQILEKEKEWISK from the coding sequence ATGATGAAAGTGAGTTTGTGGGTTGTTCTGGTGCTGAGCATTGCGCTGTCCGCATTTGCGGCTCCTCCGCCGAAGCCTCAGCTTGTGCATTGGATGAACTATACCGAAGCTTTGGAAAAGGCGAAAGATTCAAACAAGCTTATTTTTGTGGATCTTTATGCGGACTGGTGTGTACCTTGCCGAATCATGGATGCAAACACGTATTCGGATCCGACGGTAGCATCGATTCTGAATACAAAGTTTATTCCGGTAAAGCTTGATGCCGATTCTCAGGATACGATTGTTTGCGATGGAAAACGCAAGACGGTGCAACGCTGCTATTTTGATGTCTGGAACTTGAACGTGTTGCCTGCATTTGTCCTTATTGCCCCGAAAGGGCTTTCGATTTTGACGATAAAGGATTCATTTACTGCTGAAGAAATGAAGTACTTGCTTTATCAAATTCTCGAGAAAGAGAAGGAGTGGATTTCGAAATGA
- the ftsY gene encoding signal recognition particle-docking protein FtsY, producing the protein MGLFSAIKSGLAKTRDALLGELKGIVGAGKITDETLEELEEHLIKADVGVEAAFLLTDALRENALGKSLTTEQVLDIMRNEAERLLKDPPPFELKGKPHVVLVIGVNGAGKTTTIGKLAARLKNEGKKVMIAACDTFRAAAIDQLETWAERSGAEFVKHQEGSDPAAVAYDACSAAVARGCDVVLIDTAGRLHNKDYLMEELKKIVRVIKKVSPDMPHDMWLVIDGNTGQNTINQTKIFNQSFPLTGLVVTKLDGTARGGSVLSIASSLQIPIRWVGMGERIDQLVEFNKRDYVDGLFENALENRE; encoded by the coding sequence ATGGGTTTATTTTCTGCAATTAAGAGTGGCCTTGCCAAGACCCGTGACGCCTTGCTTGGCGAATTGAAGGGTATTGTCGGTGCCGGTAAGATTACGGACGAGACGCTCGAAGAACTCGAAGAGCATCTCATCAAGGCTGATGTCGGTGTCGAAGCTGCATTCCTTCTGACGGATGCGCTCCGCGAAAACGCTTTGGGCAAGTCGCTTACAACAGAGCAGGTGCTCGACATCATGCGTAACGAAGCGGAACGCTTGCTCAAGGACCCGCCGCCGTTTGAACTTAAGGGCAAGCCGCATGTGGTGCTCGTGATTGGCGTGAACGGTGCGGGCAAGACAACGACAATCGGTAAGCTTGCCGCCCGTCTCAAGAACGAAGGCAAGAAGGTCATGATTGCCGCTTGCGATACGTTCCGTGCCGCCGCTATTGACCAGCTTGAAACATGGGCCGAACGCTCGGGTGCTGAATTCGTGAAGCATCAGGAAGGTTCCGATCCGGCTGCTGTGGCATACGACGCATGCAGTGCTGCGGTTGCCCGCGGTTGCGATGTTGTCTTGATCGATACCGCAGGCCGTTTACACAACAAAGACTACTTGATGGAAGAACTCAAGAAGATTGTCCGTGTCATCAAGAAGGTGAGCCCGGACATGCCGCATGACATGTGGCTTGTGATTGACGGCAACACTGGACAGAACACCATCAACCAGACGAAGATTTTCAACCAGAGTTTCCCGCTTACCGGTCTTGTGGTGACAAAGCTCGATGGAACCGCGCGTGGTGGCTCCGTGCTTTCGATTGCAAGTTCGTTGCAAATCCCGATCCGCTGGGTCGGCATGGGCGAACGCATCGACCAGCTCGTGGAATTCAACAAGCGCGATTACGTTGACGGTCTTTTTGAGAACGCTCTGGAAAACAGGGAGTAG
- a CDS encoding ATP-dependent Clp protease proteolytic subunit, giving the protein MADCNENKEKQTPDMLKKAEEYLASKRRIFLWGGVDDESAERIVKQLLYLDSLNHEDIIFFINSPGGVISSGLAIYDCMNAIQSDVVTVCCGQAASMGAVLLTAGAKGKRCAWPNARIMIHQPLIHGEIVAPASDIQIQAEEMLRIRGITGKILAETSGHTIEQIDRDTERDNFMSAEEAKSYGLVDKVESII; this is encoded by the coding sequence ATGGCAGATTGTAACGAAAACAAAGAAAAGCAGACCCCGGACATGCTCAAGAAGGCTGAGGAATACCTCGCCTCCAAGCGCAGAATTTTCTTGTGGGGTGGTGTCGATGACGAAAGTGCCGAACGCATTGTGAAGCAGCTCCTGTACCTGGATTCCCTGAATCACGAAGACATTATTTTCTTCATCAATAGCCCGGGTGGCGTGATTTCCTCCGGCCTTGCCATTTACGACTGCATGAACGCAATCCAGAGCGATGTCGTGACGGTTTGCTGCGGACAGGCCGCCTCTATGGGCGCTGTGCTCCTCACTGCCGGTGCAAAGGGCAAGCGCTGTGCATGGCCGAACGCTCGCATCATGATCCACCAGCCGCTCATTCACGGCGAAATTGTGGCTCCTGCAAGCGATATCCAGATCCAGGCTGAAGAAATGCTTCGCATCCGTGGCATCACGGGCAAGATTCTTGCCGAAACTTCTGGACACACGATTGAACAGATTGACCGCGATACCGAACGCGACAACTTCATGTCTGCCGAAGAGGCTAAGTCTTACGGTCTCGTGGATAAAGTCGAGAGTATTATCTAA
- a CDS encoding type I 3-dehydroquinate dehydratase: MPTDSQKYLVGLVSPETLTAAESEELHPARIDFESCDILEIRYDFFDESEWQGLSARIRKLVPKAIQLGTIRLKRDGGTFPDARAIERLGLFEQILNALDVPEWLDLERDCLHDYDKLRELTAPKAVKILISEHNFTRIPSDLELKNYLTDVKRVKADGIKIAAMSNSDDDCARLYKFAKKAKGFKFIAAFGMGETGKISRIWSLKEGANLTYGSIGKAAAPGQIDVALMRKAIDRLENTSSQIELSSFLNIF, from the coding sequence ATGCCAACAGATTCTCAAAAATACCTGGTCGGACTTGTAAGTCCCGAAACGCTTACTGCCGCCGAGAGCGAAGAACTCCACCCGGCGCGCATTGACTTTGAAAGCTGCGACATCCTCGAAATCCGTTACGATTTTTTTGACGAATCCGAATGGCAAGGACTTTCAGCAAGAATCCGCAAGCTCGTCCCAAAGGCAATACAGCTCGGCACCATACGACTCAAACGTGATGGTGGCACATTCCCCGACGCACGAGCCATCGAGCGCCTCGGACTTTTCGAACAAATTCTCAATGCATTGGACGTCCCAGAATGGCTGGACCTCGAACGCGACTGCCTACACGACTACGATAAGCTCCGCGAACTCACTGCCCCGAAAGCCGTGAAAATCCTCATTTCCGAGCACAATTTTACCCGCATCCCGAGCGACCTCGAACTCAAGAACTACCTCACCGACGTCAAACGGGTAAAGGCAGACGGGATTAAAATCGCCGCCATGAGCAACTCCGACGACGACTGCGCACGCCTCTACAAGTTCGCCAAAAAAGCCAAAGGGTTCAAGTTCATCGCCGCATTCGGCATGGGCGAAACCGGAAAAATTAGCCGGATTTGGTCCCTCAAGGAGGGGGCAAACCTCACTTACGGTTCCATCGGAAAAGCCGCCGCCCCCGGTCAAATTGACGTCGCACTCATGCGAAAAGCCATCGACAGGCTCGAAAATACCTCATCACAGATAGAATTATCTTCTTTTTTAAACATATTTTAG
- a CDS encoding PTS sugar transporter subunit IIA: MRLSERFVDNCILINSSSETKEAILNELVDTLCSAYKLEHRDEIFEAIWSREQSRSTGIGCGLAVPHAKIDYVDRMCMVAATIEKGLDFQSFDGEPVYLLILIVSPGNTVGPHLKALSSVSRLLADGNVRKDLIASKTPAEFLSILRAAEDKFL, encoded by the coding sequence ATGCGACTTTCTGAAAGATTTGTAGATAATTGCATCTTGATTAACTCTTCCAGCGAAACTAAGGAAGCCATTCTTAACGAATTGGTTGATACTCTTTGCAGCGCCTACAAACTTGAACACCGTGACGAAATCTTCGAAGCCATCTGGTCGCGCGAACAGAGCCGTTCCACGGGCATCGGTTGCGGACTTGCCGTTCCGCACGCCAAGATTGACTACGTCGACCGCATGTGCATGGTCGCCGCCACCATCGAAAAGGGCCTCGATTTCCAGTCCTTTGACGGCGAACCGGTATACCTGCTCATCCTCATCGTGAGCCCGGGCAATACCGTCGGTCCTCACCTCAAGGCTCTCTCCTCCGTGAGCCGTCTCCTCGCCGACGGAAACGTTCGCAAGGACCTCATTGCCTCCAAGACTCCGGCAGAATTCCTCAGCATCCTCCGCGCCGCCGAAGACAAGTTCCTTTAA
- a CDS encoding TolC family protein, which produces MNYRKAIVLGIFASASLVFADGSWTLSACLKQAKEKSLKLESAKLREQKADVSLEQAKVGNYPTLSASIGNTLYDSPFRDGPQDHYRLSAGLSASYTLWDGGSTRLSIQANEINKEATRLSTKETERSVQESVLNAYMNLLAAIEKLHTADATVELAKAEFEHYNTLFEAGSITKKDLTQSQANVLQKEASQLAAQLSVNTAKTTLRQLLELPESEAFDVSAPESEIQTPDALTPIPTLDALQATATETNPGLKSDSLAIQVAKKNTEIAGKGKSIKVSLGANASTGLQAWESKKYGSQLKNGYQHSVSLNINIPIVDGGATENKVLQAQISETESQVALKEQAKTLENNIEKLYLNALSADMQWKAAILQVEAENEALQVAEEQRNVGALTYTDYLTQKNRLESAQSTLTNAKYTSLLARNLLDLYQGKLD; this is translated from the coding sequence ATGAATTACAGAAAAGCAATCGTTCTCGGTATTTTTGCGTCAGCATCGCTCGTTTTCGCTGATGGTTCCTGGACCTTAAGCGCATGCCTCAAGCAGGCGAAAGAAAAGAGCCTCAAGCTCGAATCCGCAAAGCTCCGCGAACAGAAAGCAGATGTGAGCCTCGAACAGGCTAAAGTCGGGAACTACCCCACGCTTTCGGCGAGCATCGGCAATACCCTTTACGATTCCCCGTTCAGAGATGGTCCGCAGGACCATTACCGCTTAAGCGCAGGACTCAGCGCTTCTTACACGCTCTGGGACGGCGGTTCTACAAGACTTTCCATCCAAGCTAACGAAATCAACAAGGAAGCTACGCGCCTTTCGACAAAGGAAACCGAACGCTCCGTGCAAGAAAGTGTCTTGAACGCGTACATGAACTTGCTCGCCGCGATTGAAAAATTGCACACCGCAGATGCAACCGTTGAACTGGCCAAGGCTGAATTCGAACACTACAACACGCTGTTCGAAGCAGGCTCCATCACCAAGAAAGACTTGACACAGTCGCAGGCAAACGTGCTCCAGAAAGAAGCATCACAGCTTGCCGCACAGTTGAGCGTGAACACCGCAAAGACGACGCTCCGCCAGCTCTTGGAACTCCCGGAAAGCGAAGCGTTCGATGTTTCGGCACCAGAATCCGAAATCCAGACGCCAGACGCCCTCACACCGATTCCGACACTCGATGCACTCCAGGCTACAGCCACGGAAACAAATCCAGGATTAAAGTCCGACAGCCTCGCCATCCAAGTGGCAAAGAAGAATACCGAAATTGCAGGCAAGGGCAAGTCCATCAAGGTTTCCCTCGGCGCAAACGCAAGCACCGGTCTCCAAGCCTGGGAATCCAAGAAGTACGGAAGCCAGCTCAAGAACGGCTACCAGCACAGCGTTTCGTTGAACATCAACATTCCAATCGTCGATGGTGGCGCCACTGAGAACAAAGTCTTGCAGGCGCAGATTAGCGAAACCGAAAGTCAAGTTGCATTGAAGGAACAGGCAAAGACGCTTGAAAACAATATCGAAAAACTTTACTTGAACGCGCTCAGCGCCGACATGCAGTGGAAGGCAGCAATCCTCCAAGTTGAAGCAGAAAACGAAGCCTTGCAGGTCGCCGAAGAACAACGTAACGTAGGCGCCCTCACGTACACCGATTACTTGACGCAGAAGAACCGCCTCGAAAGCGCACAGTCCACGCTCACGAACGCCAAGTACACAAGTCTCTTGGCACGCAATCTGCTGGACCTGTACCAAGGAAAGCTGGATTAA
- a CDS encoding NYN domain-containing protein: protein MNHIAIFIDAENLTNWVKNNGVQSLMDELLPLGQIVVRKAYGKWSTPQLIPLQSALNENGFELVHTFHPVSGKNSTDIKMTVDTMEVALDSQVQWIVLATGDSDFSPLFRKLREQGKEVIGVGPKSPLSECVKNSCSRYIYTDDATAADDDSGDDVADAKERANLIVSEKIDSMEMLRSVLQKEDGPIALAAIKPKMLGLDNAFNEKRLGFKTFKDFVKSADFVQMTDVGGGSYMVALAEQKVAVEEDAQMVLAKALKRKGWDMFPRNMLKKIYAEACDLTSFVPMNKQDLVQEIVAKNIAGTTSSIINRALSTFFKAKLVTISGGDDKLWTVTETNQYWKEIDKAMLDRLRVSLKETGQKVPKKDIVSILYGKYADGEAEKLV, encoded by the coding sequence ATGAACCACATTGCAATTTTTATCGACGCAGAGAATTTGACCAACTGGGTCAAAAATAACGGTGTACAGTCGCTCATGGATGAGCTTTTGCCGCTTGGGCAGATTGTCGTGCGCAAGGCTTATGGCAAATGGTCTACGCCGCAGCTGATCCCGTTGCAGTCCGCGCTCAACGAAAATGGCTTTGAACTCGTACACACGTTCCACCCGGTGAGCGGCAAGAATTCGACGGACATCAAGATGACGGTCGATACGATGGAAGTGGCGCTCGATTCCCAGGTGCAGTGGATTGTGCTTGCTACGGGCGATTCCGACTTTTCGCCACTTTTCCGCAAATTGCGTGAACAGGGCAAGGAAGTGATTGGTGTGGGTCCCAAGTCTCCGCTGAGCGAATGTGTCAAGAATTCCTGCTCCCGTTATATTTACACGGACGATGCAACTGCAGCAGATGACGATTCTGGCGATGACGTTGCCGATGCCAAGGAACGCGCAAACCTGATTGTTTCCGAGAAAATCGATTCCATGGAAATGCTCCGTAGCGTTTTGCAAAAAGAAGATGGCCCGATTGCACTCGCGGCAATCAAGCCCAAGATGCTTGGTCTCGATAACGCGTTTAACGAAAAACGCCTTGGTTTCAAGACGTTCAAGGACTTCGTAAAGTCTGCTGACTTTGTACAAATGACGGACGTGGGTGGCGGTTCTTACATGGTCGCACTTGCCGAGCAGAAAGTCGCTGTCGAAGAAGATGCGCAGATGGTTTTGGCAAAGGCGCTTAAGCGTAAGGGCTGGGACATGTTCCCGCGCAATATGCTCAAGAAGATTTATGCCGAAGCTTGCGACCTCACTTCGTTTGTTCCGATGAACAAGCAAGACTTGGTTCAGGAAATTGTCGCAAAGAATATTGCCGGTACGACGAGCAGCATTATCAATCGCGCGTTGAGTACGTTCTTCAAGGCAAAACTCGTGACTATCAGCGGTGGCGATGACAAGCTCTGGACTGTCACCGAAACGAATCAGTACTGGAAAGAAATTGACAAGGCCATGCTCGACAGGCTTCGCGTGAGCCTTAAGGAGACAGGTCAAAAAGTCCCCAAGAAAGATATCGTATCTATTTTGTACGGAAAGTACGCTGACGGCGAAGCCGAAAAATTGGTTTAA